The following are encoded together in the Paludisphaera mucosa genome:
- a CDS encoding PEP-CTERM sorting domain-containing protein (PEP-CTERM proteins occur, often in large numbers, in the proteomes of bacteria that also encode an exosortase, a predicted intramembrane cysteine proteinase. The presence of a PEP-CTERM domain at a protein's C-terminus predicts cleavage within the sorting domain, followed by covalent anchoring to some some component of the (usually Gram-negative) cell surface. Many PEP-CTERM proteins exhibit an unusual sequence composition that includes large numbers of potential glycosylation sites. Expression of one such protein has been shown restore the ability of a bacterium to form floc, a type of biofilm.) encodes MGRSFHQARGLAAGLLLAVAAIGWGGLQTARAELIIRDVNVTLNAAAIESYDLDVDGDGTTDFTFTAAFAPDPALTVGFDTVDVPRSNSFNNAVVVDQTTGDGFPTASLLALGDVISSSSLFSFPFDQSNLFFTITIEPATGNFEGRTGFIGLRFDRGNDVLYGFAQITVKPLDDPVDPLGLTIGFVGYNDAAGEAAQIVPEPSSVVLSVLGGLSLLGFARLRRPDRSTVVA; translated from the coding sequence ATGGGGCGATCCTTCCATCAGGCGCGCGGCCTCGCCGCCGGGCTCTTGCTCGCGGTCGCGGCGATCGGCTGGGGCGGGCTTCAGACGGCTCGGGCCGAGTTGATCATCCGCGACGTGAACGTGACCCTGAACGCGGCGGCGATCGAGTCGTACGACCTGGACGTCGACGGCGACGGCACGACCGACTTCACCTTCACGGCGGCCTTCGCGCCCGACCCGGCGCTGACCGTGGGGTTCGACACGGTCGACGTCCCCCGGAGCAACTCTTTTAACAACGCGGTCGTGGTCGACCAGACGACGGGCGACGGCTTCCCCACCGCCAGCCTCCTGGCACTGGGCGACGTGATCTCGTCGTCGAGCCTCTTCTCGTTCCCGTTCGATCAGAGCAACCTGTTCTTCACGATCACGATCGAGCCCGCGACCGGAAACTTCGAGGGGCGGACGGGATTCATCGGCCTGCGGTTCGACCGCGGGAACGACGTCCTCTACGGCTTCGCCCAGATCACGGTCAAGCCCCTCGACGACCCGGTCGACCCGCTGGGCCTGACGATCGGCTTCGTCGGCTACAACGACGCGGCCGGCGAGGCGGCCCAGATCGTCCCCGAGCCGTCCTCCGTCGTCCTCTCCGTCCTGGGCGGCCTCTCGCTCCTGGGCTTCGCCCGCCTCCGACGGCCGGATCGGTCGACGGTCGTCGCCTGA
- a CDS encoding EAL domain-containing protein yields the protein MEVDGPLTPTAKVERTPSREARCDCRSDRRTLALLAADLAAEYPELSTFRDVDWRVFPRLGAVRVELGAGRRLSGAGELVGFLRSVLDERRLGALRAAWVGRNRPLEDQLNLLLHAGPLLALAPADSSPLLEIFHAGRLETWFQPVVAAADGTVWGYECLMRGRTPQGELVPAGQMIAWSRQENLTFLLDRMCRETHLRNAAVHLAGSDVNLLINFLPTAIYDPVSCLATTVAVAKMGGIVPERIIFEVVETEKVADLNHLRSILDLYRRLGFRSALDDLGSGYSGLAMLADLDPDLIKIDRQLIAGAVKSPIHRGICAALARLGRDHGKLVLAEGVETVEEKAMLGDMGVDLFQGYLFGRPAPVPAVPSTW from the coding sequence ATGGAAGTTGACGGCCCTCTGACGCCGACGGCGAAGGTCGAGCGGACGCCTTCGCGGGAGGCGCGGTGCGACTGCCGTTCAGACCGTCGGACCCTGGCCCTCCTGGCGGCCGACCTGGCCGCCGAGTATCCCGAGCTGTCGACGTTCCGTGACGTCGACTGGCGGGTATTCCCCCGGCTGGGGGCCGTGCGGGTCGAGCTCGGCGCGGGGCGTCGGCTCTCCGGCGCGGGCGAACTCGTGGGATTTCTGCGGAGCGTCCTGGACGAGCGCCGACTCGGGGCCTTGCGGGCGGCGTGGGTCGGCCGCAACCGGCCGCTCGAGGACCAGTTGAACCTCCTGCTCCACGCCGGTCCGCTCCTGGCCCTGGCCCCCGCGGACAGCTCGCCCCTGCTGGAGATCTTCCATGCGGGACGGCTGGAGACGTGGTTCCAGCCGGTCGTCGCCGCCGCCGACGGCACCGTCTGGGGCTACGAGTGCCTGATGCGGGGACGCACGCCCCAGGGGGAGCTGGTCCCCGCCGGCCAGATGATCGCCTGGAGCCGGCAGGAGAACCTCACGTTCCTGCTGGACCGCATGTGTCGGGAGACCCACCTGCGCAACGCGGCCGTGCACCTCGCCGGCAGCGACGTCAATCTGCTCATCAACTTTCTGCCCACCGCGATCTACGATCCGGTCTCCTGCCTGGCGACCACGGTCGCCGTCGCCAAGATGGGCGGCATCGTCCCCGAACGGATCATTTTCGAGGTGGTGGAGACCGAGAAGGTCGCGGACCTGAACCATCTCCGGTCCATCCTGGACCTCTATCGGCGGTTGGGGTTCCGCTCGGCCCTCGACGACCTGGGCAGCGGCTACTCCGGGCTGGCGATGCTGGCCGATCTCGACCCCGACCTCATCAAGATCGACCGCCAGTTGATCGCCGGGGCGGTCAAATCGCCGATTCATCGGGGCATCTGCGCCGCCTTGGCCCGGCTGGGGCGAGACCACGGGAAACTCGTGCTGGCCGAGGGCGTCGAGACGGTCGAAGAAAAGGCCATGTTAGGCGATATGGGCGTCGACCTCTTCCAGGGATATCTCTTCGGCCGCCCGGCCCCCGTCCCCGCCGTCCCGAGTACATGGTGA